tacaaaaataatatataggaCGGCATGGTCAAATTTTAGAGAAAACAGATCATCACTATGACTACATCTGTGTTCTGATTTCTTTGAGAGTAgagatgtcttttaaaaatgccatttggTTTTTAGAACAgaatgtatttttctgtcttataCTTAAGTCGTCTGCTACACAAGTGAAAACACCCTGTGTAACaaccttttgaattttaaaatccaaatctTGGTTCCAATATTCCTGACCTGTCTCTCGTTATCGTGTgaaagaaatgttttgttttgggttttttaacataaatttaaattcagaatatttacaaataaaaaaatctcACGTCTACTTTCTATCACTGTATATTCTCAAAAAGTAAGTAAGTTCGGGAAAACCAAAAGTGATTTACAAAAGGCACTGAACTCAGCAGAAGCGTTAGAAGTTTTCACTTTGGATCACACACTGGCAGTGTCCCCAGAACACTGCTGTGAGCAGTCGTTGGTGACACCCAGAGCAACAGCCCTCAGCTTGGCTGCAGCGTCCTGGCACAGAAAGCTCTGTGCGCACAGAGCCTCCAGCAGGTAcagccaagggggagggaagacAAACTGCACTAAAGGAACGGAGCTGGGATCAGATACGTCCTCCAAAGTAAACCTTCCTTTTCTGTACCAAAACGCAACGCGCTTTCATAAAGCAAATCCAACTGAAATGCGTTCTGAAGTATGGGGTCCATTTCGAGACTAGGAAACGACTTTCAGGTTAGTCTATCACCACTGCACTGACAGCTAAATAAGGTGCGCTGTGAAAGGTCCAGTGctggtgaaaaagaaaataccttcCAGTGACCGCTGGTGCGGGAGCTGTGTGTGACTATTTGCATGACTCCCAACGGCTAGATTTTTTCCAAGAGAAAAGCTAGTTTCATCCTCTGGTCACTCATTCAAATGACTCAACTTGTAAGTGTCGCTGCAAGTCTCCGACACGTTGAAGGCTCGTTCACTCCTGGATGCCCACCTCGCCAGTGTCTAATCAGCGGGGCTCACCAGCAAAGCAGAGAGGCTTTTCTGTCACGAACCAGGAAGTCAAAGACCCTCCCCAGCAAAGGAAGAGGCACAAAATTCACCTGTGTTTTAGGAACAGAGCTGAAGTGAGCGCAGCTGCTGTCGGGGGATGGGGGCCCGCGGGGCACCCCGGCCTCTCTGGTGCCCTCCTGTGCACCTGGGGCAGCTAACTGGAGCCTGTCGCCACCACATGGACGGTTTCCAGAAAATCTGCGTCTTGAGTTTGCTTTCACCCACTTCTCTCCAAATATCAGAAAGCTACATTTTATACAGGACatctgcattttctaaaattcttttaCCCTCTAAATGAGGATTGATAAATTAATcggaatatattctttttttgggtGAAACTTTAGCAATAAACACAttacctttcttcttccctttttttttttttaaaaaaacccaaagaacaaGCTGACAGCCCCAGCAGCGCGCACGGGCCCTACAAGGTGGCGAGCTGGGCCAGGCGCGCCGTCCGGTGGAGGTGGCCCCTGCGAGCGGGGCTGTAGCGCCCGGGGCTGCCGCCGCTAGGAGGGCCACCGATGTCCAGCAGCTGAGACTTCACCTTCCCTTTCAGCGAGGGGCTGGGCCAGCTGAGGAAACCGAGAACGGGCGGTCAGCAGGGACGGCGGGACGGGGTGGGGAGAGCGGAGGCCACAGGCCGGAGCTGGGCCCCCGCCCCGGGGACCGCTGGGGCTCCGGGAAGAGGTGCCTCCCACGTGACTGCAAGCTCACACTACTGCGTCCCGCACGAGGGGCGTGGGACCGGAGCAGAGCCCCggctgccccgccccgcccccctctGCTCTCAGCAGCACCCCTTCTGCTCTGCCACCCCCGGCCACAGGGCGGGGAGCTCCCCGTCAGCTCGGCGAGCTCCCCATGAACCCGGCGACACCGTCTGCCGGGCCGCGGTACCTCTGTCTGTCCGTGGGCGAGTAGCGCAGCACGGCACTCCTCCATCTGTGCAGGGCCGGGTACTGGTGAGGGTCCACGTCCGCGCACTCCAGGGCCGCCAGAACATCGCGATCCAGTTTGGACGGCTCTTCTCTAGAAGGCGCGAGAAAGAAGCAGAACAGCCGTGACCACACACGCATCCGGCACCACCGCCCCCTTCAGAACCCGCAGAGCAACAGAGGCGTGTGTGAGGGCCCAGCACCGCCACCGCAGGCTCCGGCGGTCGGGCCGAGATCCAGGCAGCGGTGGGACACACTGCCCGCGGGGAGGAGACCCCGGCCCCGCTGGGAAGATGCGCTCTGCGTACCCCCCTCCAGGATGATGGAGCAGAAGGTGGGACGGGCCATCAGCTGGGCAACTGAGACCGACCCCAAGACGACCTTTCTTCCTAAAACAAACTAAACCCACAGGACAGCTCAGTGATCGTGGGAAGCACAGCGGCTGCAAGGACGAGTGAGCAAGGAGGCCGCCGTCTCCCGCCGGCCTGGAGGACACCCGAGGAGCCACAGACTCAGGAGGGAGACGGAACCACAAGCGCCCATCAGGCAGGCCAGGGTGGAGGGAACTGTCTGGGAATCACACAGTGGCGCCCGTGCCCACAGCCCCTCGACATGTGTGTGCTTCCCGACTCGTACCCAAAAAGGAAGAGGCTCTGGACGGGCTCCTTGGAGGCAGGGACCCCCGAGGGCTCAGAACCGCCACCGTGACGGGCCTCTTGCGTGGGACTGTCGGGGTCCAGGCACATGTCAGCCATTCCAGCTGACATTCCGTGCTCTGTCCTTCCGTGGTCATTCCCGAGTTTGTCAGCAGCAAGAGGTCCTAACATGTCACTTTCTGCTGTGTTCACTCTTGATGTCAGGATCTTCTTATCTCTAGTTTTCACAGTTGGACTGGGTGTCTTAGAAAAGCTACTTTCTAGATTCTGCAAATTCAGTTTATCAAACTCCACAGTCAAGCCGGAGACAGGCGACAGGAAGGCCTCCTCCCTACTTGGGGCCTTTGGCCTCTTCCCACCCAGGGCCTTGCTGTCACTCGGGGGGCTGCAAAACCCATTTCTGCTGCTGCGGGGACTGCTCGGGGCTGCGGCTTCTATGAGGTCTGTCTTCTGCTCCAAGGGGAGGATGTCACACCCCGAGTCTCCAAAAGCAGCCACCGTGGGCTGGGTGTTGTTCCGAGCTGTGTTTTGCCGGTTTTTGATCTCTTCCAAACTCATGTCATCATCTTCATCTAGAAACGCCCTCACGGAGATCGAATTGCTGCACTTCCTGTGACGGCCTGTGAAGGAGAGACGGTATGGATGGGGGCTGTGGGGTGTCACCCCGCACAGCACAAACCCTGTGACGAGTCACTCCCGCATTCCAAGCCTCCTCCTCAGATTCCACGACAGAAAACCACTTGCAACACGCCTTGGGAAAGGCAAGCAGGAGCCCGCAGACAGAATTCCAGGCTCCAGGCCCAGCTGTTCCCCCTCACAGGCAGGAAAATGAGAAGGAAGCCGGCTGGTTGCCACAGATGTGGCCACAGGACGGGCTGCAGCCCCGCCAACCGCGGACGCACTGCATGTTCTTACCGAGGGCTGAGGCGTCCTCCTGCAGACAGGCTGCATTTTCTCCCGTGTCTTGTTGGGGCTTTTTGCCCACTTCCTGCTGAGTGAGATATTCTTCTAGTTTTTGCAGGCCCGCCTGGGAAGACAGATCAACAAAACAGCCCAGAAAGTCCCAGTATTCGACCCAGGGATACCCCAGCTCATGAGCCAGCTCCCTGTAAGAATAAAGCAAATTAACCAGTTGTGAGACCAAAAGAAAAACTCACAGAACTGACTAAATAGAAAAGGGCCATTTGACACTGGAAGTGCCAAAACGGCACCTGCAACCTTGGCTACAATTCCATTTTATCCTAAATTGCGGGCTGAAGTAGTATACACTCCACTTCCTGAAGCAGCGCTCCCTCACGGGGTAAGACCACGTTACAGGGCAAGCCAAGGTCACAGGGAGAAAGGAGACCCCAACAAAGTGTACCACTCACACCAACACTCACGAGAGACCAGAAAAAGGGCAAACGGTAAAACTCCACTAACAGAGGACATTTCGGTTCTCATAAAACTGTACAAAGTCGGAGATGATTCTGGTTTGGGCCAGACGTGAACATTTAGAGGTCCTTTTCACTTTCAAGTTGTAAAGCTAAAGCTGGGCACATATTTTGAGAAAAAGTTCTAAAATGATTCAATTAAGCTTTATTTGCTTACACTGTAAATTAGCTTCTTAACTGTGGAAAAAAACACTTTCCAGGGACTTCTTTCACTAGTAGTTTCTGGCCACACCCCCCCTCttgtatttgattttctccttcGTTGTGTGGCACCTTCTCCCACACACTGTCATGCCCCTCGGCCACCTCACCCCCGGGAGGGACTGTTTAACAGAGACTTTTGCTGCACAAGCTGCAGTGGGCCCGTTTGCAAGGAATTAGACCTTAGTGAAAAGGCCTTAAAAATCTCCAGTCAGTGCTTTCTGGGAACTACTGTTTTGAAAGCCCCAGTCAGCACACGAGGGCACAGCACACGAGGTGACGCCAGCACTCGGCCCTCTGTCACTTCGTGCCCTTTAAGTACCTTCCCACTCTCTCGATGCCTCTTTCCGGATCAGACTTCCTGACGCTGTGGAAGAAGCCCGCTTTCTCTCGAGGTGGGGTTTTCCAGAGTCGGCGAAAATCTTCCGCCTAGAACAGAAGTGTGTTGGGCTGCGCAAGGCACCCACGTCACCAGGCAGCCCTCCCCCACCAACCCAGCGCGGGCAACATGCCCACCTGCCCTGGAGCTGAGGGGCCGTGGCTGCGTCCCGGCGAGGCCAGGAGGGACCCTGGcaaggcctgggctgggctgagggTCAGAGCTGCCCCAGGAGGCCCCGAGGGAGACACTGCAGAGCTGCCACCCCGAGGGCCTTGCGTCACCTTCCCATCACACGACAGGAAAATAGATATTTGTGCTTTCGGTATTTCATGCAGCTGAATCTAATCCTAACATTTTTACAGTTTCAGGGAACTAACTATTGACAGTTACAACTTTATTTTAAGAGGAAAGATTATATACAGGTCAGCGTATGAAGTACCTGACTTCTGGAAGTGAACACCAGAGTTGGCAAATGGAAGTTTCCTAGTGACAGTACAAATCCAAGGACCCTGGAATGGACAGCCTAGCCACCTGGGCAATATGGTGTGCAAAGGGCCATGGGcacttgggggaggggagtcagGTGACGCTGGTGTGAGGAGCGTTAGCCCAGGTAAACCTCGCTTCTCAGAAGCATGGCTCAGCACACACCCGCCCTGGCTAATAAGAGCAgggtcaggcttccctggtggcgcagtggttaggaatccgcctgccaatgcacgggacacgggttcaggccctggtgcgggaagaccccacgtgccgcggagcaactaagcccgtgcgccacaactactgagcctgtgctctagagcccatgagacacagctgctgagcccgcgtgccgcaactactgaagcctgagcgcctagagcccgtgctccgcagcaagagaagccaccgctacccacaactagagaaagcccatgtgcagcaacaaagacccaacgcagccaaaagtaaaataaaaataataaaataaatttaaaaataagtaaatagacgttaaaaaaaaaaaaaaaaaagaacagggtcAAGACACTCGTTTCTCCAGGGAAGTTCTGAAGCCTCACTGACAACTCCCTGGGGTCCTGGTCTCAGTGACCAAGCACAAAGCAAAAGGCTGGAACAACCCAGCATTCTGGTGGGATGGCCAGGAGCTATTCCAGAAGCTTCCACAGACGCTCACCTTGGACGGACTCAGGGGCCCTGCAAAGGCTCGCAGGGTCAGAACAGGGTCTCTGGGGCCACCTCCACTGTGGCCGATGTGAGAGACCTCGCCCGTGTGGTCTGAAGACCACAGCTCCCCGATCACGGGAGAAGACGTGTCCTCTGCCCTCAGGAGGGGCACGTAGTAGTGACCTGGGAGAGGAAACACACCGGGGCTGGACCATTTGCGTGGACAGCCCCGCACCCAGTGGACGTCAGGCACCTGGGAACCAGCCTGAGAAACAGTGCAGTTGCTACCTCACGGGCTCTGCACGCGAGTCAGCGATGCTAACAGTAAATAAAAAGGCCGCCACAGCTCCGGAGCCGAAGGACCCGGGCAAGAGGCCAGTCCACACCGGACTCCTGCACGTAACGAGCCCTGCGTTCTTCCTCTGCGGGGAagtaaaaagaaggagaagagaagaggagggggGGCGGCAAACACCTGCTCACCCCCAGGTTCTTATGAGGCAGGACCTGTGAACCAGAGCAGCGGAAGCCGAGCTGGAGAAACATTGCCAAGAAGACATGTTTtaccccccctccctccccagccccctcttcTGTTTCGTATGTTACAGTTTTGTATCACTGAACGCCCGTCTCCAAACAGACCTAGAATCACAACCTGGAAAGAAGAAAGGCAGTGAGGCCACAGGGACGGGGGGTGGCAGGAAAGGCCCAGAGACACCGGGTGAGCGACAGTGGTGGCCGCCGGGCGCCACCGCAGGCCTGGCCGACCCGTGCACTAAACGGAGACCAAGGTGGGAGTCGGGTAGGAATGGCAGCCGAGAGAGAAGTAAGGACGGGCAAACAGGGGAGGCCAAAGAGCCTCAAGCATCCGTGGCAAGGCCATCCAGCGAGTGGGACCAACTCCTCAAACTGCCCGGAAACAAGGCAGAGGAAGAGCTGGCAAAGGCCTCCCGCCCCTGGCTACCTTCGCGCCCCTGCGGCCTGAGAGCCGGGAACTTGGGTCCAGAGGCGTGCGGCCTCGAAAGCCGAGTGGGAAGCGCTGCCCCGCAGGCCACGGTCTGAAGGGTCCTCGGCCTGGAGCGCGGCGATCCGGGGTGGCGAGGCCGCAGGGGCGGAGGACCGGCTGGCCGAGGGGCTCCAGGCAGGCCCCTCCCGCCTCCCCGCCGCCCCGCAGGCTGTGCCCGAGGAAGAGGGCCGCGGAGGTCGAGGGGCAAGGCCGTGAGCAACAGCCAAATGACAGACAACTCACTCTCCCAGAAACGGGAGGTGGCACACAGGGTAACTCGGAGGGTCCCAGCGGCCCACGCTTCACTCCTGCACGCGAGGCCCGGCCCAGACGCCGCCCAGGCCTTCCCCCACCGTGGGCCGCACCTCGGGCGCCCACTCCCCACTTACCCTTTAAATAGTCTCTAATCCGCTCCTTCAGTTCCAcagatttatttttgcttctttcacaaataacctatttttaaaaaaacagagtaCGTGAACGCTCTAAATCTGATTTATCACATCTTCTTATCATTAAAACGATTTCATAAAGGCAAGTTTTAAAGTCAACGAAACAAGGACAGTCCCTAATGCTGAGTATTTCATAAAGCCCACAGTAAAAGACGTGTGCTGAACAGTGTAACCCTCCTTCTCGTCTTGTAGAGGCTCCGAGGGGCcaggacaaagaagaacaaactctGAGATCACAGGTgagttttatcttctttcttcatGCTGCTCTACATTTCCTCATTTTCTGCAAGGAAAGGAAATCTTAAGGTGCACCATCAAGTCAGAGCAGAGGTGCAGACACGCCCGCACCTCCGGTCTGGGCACCTGACTGGCTAGGAGCCTGTCTGCTATGGTTTGGCTGGGTTGACATACAACTCCCATCTAACACGAACACAAGTTTTATTCTTGCAACTACAGGAATCGATGTTCTCAGCCATTAGAGAACTGTGAACATTTtagctacaaacaataaaaaaaccccaaaaaaccaatAACCTTAAAATAAGAAGGAAGGAACCACAAAATTACCACCTCCTGCCAGCCTGTGACAGAAACAAACTACAACCGCACAGTGGACCCTTCAAGTAGTGcaagtgttttcttttaaattctgtaaCTGATTGAGAGAGATGTCCAACGCTTTAAAAACGTGTTACCAAATAGCACTTTATATTgagaaaatatacatacacatgcacacagaaagTTGAGTCAGATTTATGCAAAATAATGCTAATTTCTGAGTTGCGGAATTGTCCAGtaaattttatcctttttatgtGTATTCTAAACTTTCTACAGAAGTGGGCACGACTTACATAATCCTAGCAACTACAGAGGAAGTGTCACTGCCAGAATAGGACCTTACAGATTCTACTTCCAAAGGGCTGGCAGGTCCAGGCCAGCTAACAACTCCAATGCCTGGGACAAATTAACCATCTTCCAGTTCTTTCAGGCCCACTCTCCTCTCCACCTCACTGCACAGAGGCACCTCTGCCCTCTCTAAGGCACACTGTGCTCAACTGCTGACAGATCGTGACAAGGCCTGTTTCCTAAGGCTTGTGGGGGCCAGGTGAGAATGCCGGGGAGGGGCTCAGGACAGCGCCTGGTGCACACTGAGCTCAACACACGTCAGCTACTTTGAGCAGCAGCGTCCTCACCAGCACATCgtcccaccatcatcaccatctccaCCATCCATCAGGCAGTCACCACCAGCCTCACCACCACCAtcctcaccaccaccagcagcagcaggagcacCACCCCCTCTGCTCCCTCTGGCCCTGGTCAGCCGCAGCGCTCACAGAGGGAACCTGACAAAGGCAGTGCGCTGCTGAGAACAACGTGACCACCAGCTTCAGGGAAATAAAATCAGCAGACTGAGGCAGTTCGCTCCCTCCTGGCTTTACGGAGGCATCTTCTTCACAGAGTACATCTTACTCAACAATTAGGGTTCTAAGATGTGCCACAAGGCAAACACATTCACACAGAGTTACCTGAGTCTTCACAATAGCTGTGATCGCAGActgtaattttatgtattttcatttctaacactATGTAGTAATAGCATTTTAACAGGTACTTACATCTTCAGGtgttttatcatatttatttcttGGGTTTTTTACAATCAAAGGGTGTGAAGAGAGCACATTGACCACATCTGCGTTTCCAAACTTACAAGCAAAATGCAATGGTGTGTCGTAGCCCTGagagagatgaaaaggaagaacacttACTTCTTATACACACTTTTTTGTTTCATAAGGTTGCTTTAAGGTAAAAATAGGTatttagtaaaaacaaacaatcaaacaaaaaccCTCAGAAATAAAAGACTATAAAAAGACAGTGTTTCTATAAGTGAAAAGTAACTGGCACGCGAGCACACACCCACTTTATGCCAGGGCGTGAGCCCAGCACGGCGCCCCAGTTCCTGCATGTCTAGTGCCTGTGGGGAGCTTACAACGGAGCTAGGGTGTAACACCTGCTCAGCAAATGGCAGCTTTAACGACTCAGGGCCCTGTACAATGTCTTAAAATCAATgttcaaaaagcaaaataaacagatGAAGACAACATCCAGAATGAAGCAAAGACCACGATCTGGTCTGTACTCGGAACTTTCTCTAGTCGCTAATATTGCAGCAAACGAAACTCTCCCCTCCTGACTTCACGAGGTTTTTCAGTGCTGGCCTGCCCCTGGTGGCGTCCTTCCCCGGGCTCCCCGCAGACCAGCAGGCCCCCCGAGCTGTGGAGCCACCACCTTCGGCACCTGCACCTGGACAGCCTCAGGCTCAGAGGCAGCACGTCCCAAACAGAACCCGCTCAAGTCCACCTGCGGCCACCGCACGTTCCAGCCCTCAGGTCCCTCCTCCGGACGCCACGCTGCATCCCCAGAGCTTCTCCCCCAGCTCCCTGGAATCCCAAGGGCCCTGCTGCCCGTGCCCACACTCCCGGCTCCAGCACCCCCTCCACTAGGTGACCCCCGGCCGGCCTTCCACAGCTGCAGACGACACAGGGAGAACAAGCCGACCTGTGCTCCAGTCAGGCGCTGCCTGGTCCACGGTCCACCTGAGTCGCCTCCAGCCCTGTGGCCCAGGCTCCAGCATCGGCGGAGCTCCCAGCCAGCCCCACGGGGCCGGGGCTGCTGCACATCGGGGCGGCCGTGTCCACTCGGCGTGCAGGGCATCAGACCGCAACAGGCCCCGTGCACCCCTCTCCTTCTGGCCACCCCTCTCCCTCACGCACATAACGTCCTTCTCTAACCTGCTCCGAGCCCCGCCAACGTGACCCCAGCCTCTGCCCCATTCCCGCGTGGCCGGCGGGCTGCGGGCCCTCCCGCCACGCCTGGTGACCCAGCCTTTCCTCCACACCACACCCTCTGGGGAGCCCCTGGGCTTGCTACACAGTCCAGGCGCTTGAAGCGATGCCTACTCTTAGCGCCTTACGGTCAGGGGATGTGACCTGTACCATCTAGTTTCAAGAATTCATTCAGTGGTCTTTGTGGATCCACAGATGCGTATTTTCAACGAGCGCTGCACAGGCATTAAGAGAAGACTGTACGTCCCGCCGGGCACACGTTCTGCATCACACGGAGGAGCTACACTTCCCGACTGAGCTGTCACACACCCTTGTTTTGTTCACACTTAGTCTCACGGACTTTGATTTTGTTCCTTCTGCCCTGTTTCGCACTTAATATTGCTTTCACGTGACCACCGTTTTCTCTTTTATGCCCTTCTTTAATTTTGCTAGCACGGCCAAATTCATCCCcattcccccttttctttcttgttaattGAAAAGTTATTCTTGTCTGCAATTCTGCGGTTCAATGTATCATATTCAGTATGTTACGAAATAATCCAATAGGCTTTTTTTATTCCCTCTCCTGCCCACCACGACTTCTCAAACCCTTAGGTTTCTCTCAGAACAGAAACAATCTTTGGTTCTCAGCCATCCCTGGGTTTTCCCTCATATGAATATGTAAAAACTCTTCTGTTTCAAGAATCCTTACTTAAGCCTTGTGCACCATCTccccactgggacttccctggttgtccaggggtaaagaattcgccttccaatgcagggcacgcgggttcgatccctggtcggggagctaagatcccacgtgccgcggggcaactaatcccgcatgccgcagctactgagcccacgcatcttaactagagagagaaaaacccaatgccacaactagagagacactcgggtgctgcaacgaaagatcccacatgccgcaactaagacctgacgcggctaaaataaagaaagaaataaatgaaataaaaatttaaagaaagacatATTTAGGACACTAGACTACAAGGCACCAAAACCTTTCTACGTCCTTCTCCCTTTAGCTTTGTGGCACTCGCCCACCCTCCTATCAGCTCGGGACTCTCTGAACAAGGCCAGGAGGGACGTGTCCTGGGGGCGGCTCCACCCCAGCTGGGACCCAGGCGCGCCGGCCAGCGGGGTGCACGTCTCACGTGTGAGCGGGTCTGGGTCCAACCGTATCTTTCTAAGCTCTCTGACCTCAAGGAACGCGCGTCTCCTCTGAGCTGACGCAGTGCAGGGACGCGGTAAATAAACACCCCACACCGTTTCCGCCCTGAGCCCGGCTACGAGGCGCACCCCTCTGTCAGGTGTGTTGAGGTACAGGTCCACCACGTAGCAGATGCGCTTCTCCAGCATGTGCGGCTCGTCGTCCGGGTACATGAGCCGCATAAACTCGGGGTTCTCCAGAGTCGCCAGGGTCAGCTGGCACAGGGCAGCCTGGTTCTCTTTGGCAGCAACATGCATGACGTTGTACCGACATCCTTCCTGGAACAAAACCACAGATTTTGGGCTTCACTTTCGTCACCGCAGTCTTGACGCTAATGATGCTGGAAGCAGGCTTACCTGTACGATGGTCGGGTTGTCCCCCGAACCAATCAGATACCGGGGATTACTCCAGATAAGGTCGGAAAAGGtgtcttcctctcccttctccacagCTTTCCGAAGTTTGGCAGTGAGATCTTGCGTACGGGGACTTTTATAACTGTTCGCTCGCTCTTTGCTTGCTGTTTCCGAATCAGACAAGTACAGCCCGTCTGTTAAGAGACAGAAtttaagaacatttaagttcACATTTTCTCATCATCCACTATGCGCGTCACTGAGGGCAAGAAAAATCTTTCGCACAGAGGCTGACGATCTCCTTGTAGTGAAAAGTAAGAAACAAGATGATCCACAGCAGACGGATGTGTGTCCCAGCCCACGGCAGGGAGGGAAAGGCTCTGTGGAGAATGCGGGGGAGGAGTGGGAGGGCACGTGGCCAAGACACCACCCACACTCGCAAGGGACCGTCCAAGAGCCAGGAGCATCCCCAGAAAGGCAGGGAGCCAAGAGGGACTTTTGCTGGCTGAATCACGACACCTGCGGAGGTAGGAAGGCTATCTTGAGGAACCTTCACCAAGTGTGAGGGGCCTCTAAGCGCCCCAAATCACTCTGGCCTCTGTGAGGTGGCACACGGACTCTCGATCCAAGGCCAACTGTCTGCAAGGAGAGGCGCATCCTCGGGAACCCCAGCCAGCCCGGGGAGCAGAGCAGCCGTGAGCCCACGGAGGGGAGGGGACCAGACGAGGCTGGGACCCCGGGGTTTTGTACGATGCTGACAACAAAGGCCCCTCACAAGACCCTGGTCCTGAGCTGGGAGTGGCGCTGGCCAGCTCTCTGGCTGGACGGTTCAGCTACCACAGAATCGTCTGCAGCCAAGCAGGTGCCACAGTCCTACCTAGAAGGAGGTGTAGCTTCAGGGGGGGAAGTAGAAAGGTCTCAGCACCTAAAAAGGCCCTGAACCCAACAGGCCGCAGGGAGCAAGAGTGTGACAAAGGGGACAGAACAGAAGGTGACGGAGGCCCTTTCGCGGCTTCTCCCACGGTCCCCTCAGCAGCTGCCTGACCCACGTGGCCCCTGTCACCTCCACCCAGACCAGCCCACTGACCCACCGTCCTCCAGCTGCTCCACGGCCTGGGCCTCAGCTCTCGGTTCCCAGCAAACCGGGCTGCTCTCAAAGGTGGGGAGAACTAGTTACCCGGAAAGAGGGAACAAAATACCCAGGAGTAAATCTGACAGTAATGCCAGACGCGAACTGCTAGATAATTTACCTTTTAACCCACCACTGCTAAAGAGCGGCACTGTTTTCACAGGAGAAAGTGGTGAAGAGGTTTTGCTTGGAGAAGGGAAATAATCACAGGTTCCTCTAGcaaatttctctgcatcctctctgCTTGTAAAAGCCTTAAATCGGGATCCTTTGATCATTTTGACAGCTTGCAAGGCTTCCTTCTTGTCTTCATAAACGTGAATCCTTTCTGTGCGGGAAAAGCAGAGATGAGTAACTGCAGCCACCGTCACTTAATTCACACTTGAAGCCCTGGGTTTGGTAACTAACGACTGTTAGCCAGTGGTCTGGTTCTTCTCTTATtaatatttcagatttttaatctTCAAGAAAAAAGGCTTTA
This genomic stretch from Eubalaena glacialis isolate mEubGla1 chromosome 15, mEubGla1.1.hap2.+ XY, whole genome shotgun sequence harbors:
- the ANKLE2 gene encoding ankyrin repeat and LEM domain-containing protein 2; this translates as MLWPRLAAAEWAALAWELLGASVLLIAVRWLVRRLDRRPRGLGRSWPPDPPPCAAAGPVPDPGEMTMDTILARLKLLNPDDLREEIIKAGLKCGPITSTTRFIFEKKLAQSLLEHGTLPSHPPDHAAAGAPALGQDTQRVVKSAVGSPAERVSFSEDRDFGYGVGLNPPEEDAVTSETRSVPFSALARVGSHKAMLRASAEPPLYYGVCPAYEDAPARNERIHVYEDKKEALQAVKMIKGSRFKAFTSREDAEKFARGTCDYFPSPSKTSSPLSPVKTVPLFSSGGLKDGLYLSDSETASKERANSYKSPRTQDLTAKLRKAVEKGEEDTFSDLIWSNPRYLIGSGDNPTIVQEGCRYNVMHVAAKENQAALCQLTLATLENPEFMRLMYPDDEPHMLEKRICYVVDLYLNTPDRGGYDTPLHFACKFGNADVVNVLSSHPLIVKNPRNKYDKTPEDVICERSKNKSVELKERIRDYLKGHYYVPLLRAEDTSSPVIGELWSSDHTGEVSHIGHSGGGPRDPVLTLRAFAGPLSPSKAEDFRRLWKTPPREKAGFFHSVRKSDPERGIERVGRELAHELGYPWVEYWDFLGCFVDLSSQAGLQKLEEYLTQQEVGKKPQQDTGENAACLQEDASALGRHRKCSNSISVRAFLDEDDDMSLEEIKNRQNTARNNTQPTVAAFGDSGCDILPLEQKTDLIEAAAPSSPRSSRNGFCSPPSDSKALGGKRPKAPSREEAFLSPVSGLTVEFDKLNLQNLESSFSKTPSPTVKTRDKKILTSRVNTAESDMLGPLAADKLGNDHGRTEHGMSAGMADMCLDPDSPTQEARHGGGSEPSGVPASKEPVQSLFLFGEEPSKLDRDVLAALECADVDPHQYPALHRWRSAVLRYSPTDRQSWPSPSLKGKVKSQLLDIGGPPSGGSPGRYSPARRGHLHRTARLAQLATL